The Elaeis guineensis isolate ETL-2024a chromosome 12, EG11, whole genome shotgun sequence sequence AAGATCCTTCCTCGGATTGAAAAACCACCAACCCTTGGCCTTGAGATAGGgatgaagaataaaaaaattcaaaaaagagaagGACGAGGGTTGGTCGGGATAAGACGATACAATAAAGTGAAGCTGATAATCAGCCGGATAGAATTCAGAGCCAACTAAGCCAGACAAAGTTgataataatcaaaaaaaatttggataaatttcagaataaaaaattgaagatcggcccgaaggtcctcgacatagaatGCAACCTAGTCCGGAGGAGGAGAGTTGATCCGACCATCCAGACCAGAAGCAGAAAGTTGATATTACTTCAGGATATAATACTATTTTCGAAGTCATTCGATATTGGATCCAAACAAAGAAGAGACTTTCGTCTCCAGATCCAAAAGAGAATTATCGatcggattctccgaccgactaTCATGAGAAAATGAAGCTTTCATTTTCCTACTTgccattaaaaattaaaaaaaaaaacaaacaaaaacctAAGGAGGAGTGAAAACTCAATCTGAAACTATGGATGACGTGAAGAACAGAGAAACTTGGAAAGCTCCTATCACTGGAAAGCTCCTAACACTGGGGCAGAACCTTCTGCTGCAGAGGAGAATGACGAATGCAAAAGCAGAAAATCCAAATAAAAGTGACTTCATATCGGACCCCACAATGATCTGAATGAAAtcatttaaatcaagatttcctcATATATCGACATGTGGTTATATCAAAATCGATCATTGATCGGACGGTTCAACGTACCTACTCTCAGATCATGCCATTTCATCATTATCCGTGTGAACAGCACAGAGCCAATGACATCTAGACAAGTGgccaaaatctactagtcagaattAAATCATCCAGATTCTTCAGACGTCAAATTATCTTCCTGAAACGACATCCCAATGATGATCTCACATATATCGAAACAACAAAATGACTAGAGACCTTTcgtatttcaaaaaatcattaatgCCTACAGCCGAATCGAGACTCGAAACAACATGTGACAACTCTCTTCATCCAACGTGACAAACCACATGACAACACACATATCAGACTACTTTGGACTTAGGAGTAGGAGATAACTATTGGGGCGATTCAGCCAACCCTCCGATTTCGACTTACAATCGACCTGATAAGCACGACTTGCCGACTATCAATCGGTTAGCCAACTGACAGTCGGCTATCTGCAAATTTGATGGGGTCCAACTATAACAACTTGAATCATTTCAGATCGATAACTAttgacatatcagagttaccgatcgatgGTCATTTGGACTTCTACAACTATCGACATACGATCGACATATCTTGATTATCGATGTATAGTCAGTTTATTTGAAACTGCCAGCACAGAAAGTGCATAATGGACAAAACATGATCAGTAACTGATATAACCATTCATTCTACAATCATATAATGTTGAAACAAGCGGGATCCATATGTCTAACCGTTACAGATAGTTACTAACTACttgtctataaaaggaggtaaataaACAGTATTTGGTAAGATAATTCTGGGTTGATACTTTGCTACTTTGAATATTCTATCTGATGTTCACCACtcttcactgacttaagcatcggagggtctctgtcggacataatttcgatcagtgtggacttcttttgtaggtactCTTATCTGACGACGGGCACAGCAGGAGATTAGCAGCAATAGGTACCTTAGGTATTTTACTTTTTTTGTTCTCTTCTTCCACCTGCCCCACCCCCCATGCCGCTTCCCCCCTTCCCCTCCCTGGTGGTGTTCCCCCCACGCTCGTGCCACACCCCTCCTGCTCATACTGTGCCCGCCCCCCCACCTCCAATCGACGTCGCTTCCCTGCTCGTGCCGCAGCACCCCCCCATCTTCTTTGTTCTTCTTTGCCTCAACACCCCCCTAGTGGtggtcttctttcttcttctccatcaTAGCCACCCCACCCCTTGCACagtcttctctcccctctctcccaCCCGCTCCACCGATTGGCGCTCGTGCCCCATCGACCCGCCCCCTAGTCCCCACGTGCTCGTGCCACGACTGTGCCTCCTTGCTCATGCCGCGCCCCCCACCCCCCTCTCACTCGATCGATGCTTCTCCCGTCCGTGCGGCTCTGCCACCGTGCCTCCCTCCCTTGTCCATGACACCCCCGACACCTCCAACGGGTCCTCTACCTATCAGTGCTCCATCCTTCACTCACGAGGGCCTCAATGCACCTTTGCCCGCTAGATCTTCTACCTCCGCCGCCGCCTCTTCCAGCTCCTCCATCTTCTGGAGTGGCAGTTAAGAAAAAAACATACAACATTAAAACAATCGTGGTTTTTGAAATATTTACGGTACCAGCCATACACATGACCCCTCATctgattaaaatatatatgatctatatttaatccaatggtcagaaataaataaaaaataaaaaaaatagaatacccTTGGAGCACTATAGCAAAATCtggacataagatgtcataatttttttcaaagagcaggagtattttcatcattcaaaattttcaaacaaaagaaTAGAACTGCAGGTGttaaatgcacattgaaaaatGATGGATATATGAACTAATCACATAAAATAGTGcactccacatcagattttctacaccacctgtggtgcacaaaatttttcatagaaaaaaaaagagaccgTCCTGTGTAATTATCCAGGTTTAAATGTTTGGGGATATATCATCCGAGATCTGAATCGATGACCGCAAGGGCCGTGATCACTACAGCAATGCTTTGTTGCATATTAATAttgtttaaataaaaattataattataactaACCTTCTATTAGAGAAAGAAGTTGAAATGATGTTACGGCACAAATAAAGGAGATCAAAACTATACTCTCTTTTGCCGGATAATGGGGAAGGAAATGCTAGACTTATGGACAAAATTATGCGGATAATGCTGAGGAAAAGTGACAAAACTTGAATCATCTTATTGTTATAACTCTTCGGATTTGGGAATGCCTCTCCATGTCGTAGTTCATTTCAGCATCGGCCATTGGTCCCAGCCTCTTTTGGTTCCATTCTCTTTTTCGAAAAATGCTTTGTAAATCATGGTGGGTGCGTACTGCATGCATCGTTTGCGATGATTGGCTCAAGCACGGAGCCGTGATGtagcatccaaaattttttttttttctttttaacctCATGGGCCAAACATCTTAAATAGTGTGTGAGGTGCTGCACCACCTATGATgtacaaaaatattttctcttttttttcactcCTTTTTATCTCTATCTTTATGGTAGGACTAAGTCCTTTCCGTTTAAGAGATTGGCATCTCTCTTCCACTTTGTGTGGGCCCATACATGATGAGATTCTAGCATTTTCTCCTAGCCTTGCTAATATGCCATTGCCCAATGAGGTGATTTTGGTGAGGACATCCGCTCTAATTAAATATGGAGGTAACTTTGTGATTACAATGTCACTGCTATTTCATCGAAGAAATTGGAAGATATATCTCGACCTAGATATCAAGAAGTGgaaaacatcaagaagaagaaatgccAAAGATACTTTGGCTTCATGATTGTTATAATTGTACTGATCCAGATGGATACATGGAGGCCTCGCTACTCAAAATACTCATTCCAACTGAGATGGCGTATTGTCGTCTACCAATCTTCCACTAAATTCGTAATGATCTCCATTACATGGATGCAGATGTATCGATCACCTCCTGCCGGTCACACCGCTGGCATTTCCTTGTCTTCATTAGCCATTAAATCTATTCCAATCTGGAATATTTTATCGTTGTCTACCACCCTCTCCCTGAAGACAAAACCAACCCAAGTCGACGTCTCGGTCCCGACCGGCCTCCCATCATTCCTAGTGCACTCCGTCCACCAACCGCTCTCGGTGAACCCGGCGCGGCTCTCATCGCGTTTTCAGGACCCAGAAAGGAGACCCTCGAAACAGACCCGATACAGATGTTCCACCTCTGGCTCTTCCAGCTTGGCTCCTGTGTGGGACGATGGGTGCAACTCTGGTGCTTCGACGGAACGACCTTCGGGAGTTGATGACGTGTAAGTACGGACCGCATGAATGATTAGGTGGAGGGGGTGGTAGCTATCCGTTGGGATGGTGCCGCGTGTCAAGGTAGAGGACAACCGTCTCGTGGGGGGGACAGCCGGCTGACGGCGAGGGGACCAGCTTTGACCAGCCACGGAGGTCGTCTTTGCGGCAATCATTTTAATACCACCCTCCAGCCTTGGAAAATTTCGTAACTACCCCTGCATGGTGTCTCGTGCGAGGTTACGAAATAACGGCCACCGTTATAAGAACGGCCTCCCCCATACATTATAAAATGTATAATAACAGAAAATAATATAaccataattataaaataatatgttatttagTATTATTACAGCATGACTTTAACTTGTACTTTTATTTAGAAAAcgttatcttttaaaatttaatatttttatcaaaattctctTAAAAAAATGATTGTAAGTTTACAGGACACAAATATTCctattcaataaaaaataaaaaaaaaatactgctaTTATTTCTGTATTATTTgctatctattatttttattataatgttATTATGGTAGCCATTATAACGAACAATACCGATTTCACATAACAAAGTAACTTGTTATTTGAAACAATTatggatataaaaaaattataaaattctaaCATGAGAAAAgtgataaaatcatattttatatttgaaGAGTTATAAtagaattataataattttttttattttttagagatttATACAAACTAAATTTGGGATATGTTGATGAAACATGTTTGAGtaacataatatttttataacatatcaacatataatttttattttattttttaattgacaatttttataatattattgtctgtgaaaaaaaatagtaaaatatttatgaatcaactatttttttataaaaataaattataataacttTTTTTAGTACAAAAGATAGAGTGAAAAGAACGTCCCGCATAGCAATTCCTTCTGGATGTAATCATGAGGATCTTCACTCTGTGGAGTGAATGTAACCATGAGGATCCTCACTCTGCGGAGTGAATGTTCGATGTGAGAGCACTAAGCACGTATTCTCTTCATATTATGTTTGAGTATAGCCAAAATCGATTTTGAATCAGATGAATATATCATTCTCCATCCCACATTAGTATATAATGGATCAGATACCGTACTTCATTCACACCtacatagattaaaaaaaataaatctttctTGCTTAATCGAatctcatagattcaaacctCCATCGCGTGGGATGGATGCCATGGCCCGCTCCATTGGGCTCCCACTACGAGTATGATAACTATGTTCTTTATGGTTTGGCCCTCTCGATCATATTTCTATATCATTCTCCATGGAACTAATTTCCTTAGCAAAATATACAAtttcaaatatcatatatcaaattttattatatcatgtatttgattttggatttgacGCTCCATATCTCATCTCATATCCATCTTAGCACGACCTCTTGCTTATACGAAACCCTCGTCCAAATTTCTACCTGCAATTTTATTTCAAACACCTGTACCAatttctttatcaaaaaaaaaaaaacacctgtccaactttaccaaaaaaaaaaaaaaaacacaggtACCCAAAAACAAAAACCGCATTCAAAGTACATCATCACCCACGCACACTTGCACGTTCGCACCACCTCTCCTTGCTCGCATCTCACGTTCCCCGGTACGCAATGGAAACCCAGTAGCCATCTCACCCTCAAATTTGACAAGTAGACGGAATCGGTGAAGCCAAACAACGCCGTGTGGCGATGCTATCGAGGCcggctttttttttaaaaaaaagaaaaatagtggCAAACTGGCAATACAGGAATTTTCTTGGAACACCAGGTTCCTTTGTTTTGGTTTTGAATTCCGTTAAAAGGGGATCCACCTTCGAAGGCCCTCTTCGAAATTTTAAGGGGTGGGAGCAACTGTCTCAAACGGCGGCACCGCCGGGCCCACTACTCCATCCGCTAGCCGTCACCGCCTCCTCCGCCAGTTCCCGGAGCTCGAAAACGAACCCAAAACCACCTTCGCTATGGATTACGAACGAATCGAAAAGCCTTCTCCTCCagtactctctctctctatctctctcagaTTTTATGTCACTCCGAATCTGGAGTTGGGTTATCGCTTTTTTGTGTGTTTGAATTCGATTCTCTGCATTCTTTGTCGGATTTTTTTGACTATGGTGGTTAGATTCTGTGCGTTTGTGAAGATTGACGTGGTGGAAGAGAGGGATATGGAGTGGGTTGAGTTTGGGAGTCAGTGTGGGATCTGATGAAGAATGCGGAGAGATTTGTGTCTTTTGGAATGGGTTTTGGTATGATTGTTcgaatttgatgagttttttttcttttttttttggtgtgttttAGGGCGGTGGGTTTTCTCCCAGTAAGCTTCGAGCTATTCTGTTGGGagtggagaagaggaggaaagagGATGAGATGGAGTCCAAGTTCTCGCTGAAATCTGAAGAAACTGGCGCTGAGATTGATGACACACGTAGGATTCTTTGTAAAAATCTCATCTTTgaatgaaatttatttgaaaaatctaaGCTTTGGATTCAGAGTTGATCGAGCTGCCGTGAATGTGGGTAGGTGGTAGTGTTCCCGATGAGTACAAGGATGTAGACATGGTGAGCTCCCTCCCTGGATACTCTACGTCGTTGGATACAATGAGTGGTTATGGATTTACAGATCAAAGCCTATCGAGTTCGAGAATTAGATCTCAAGAGGAAGATTCTTTTGATTCGGAGGGCGTGTCGTCCACCTTCGAATTCCACAAGGCTGAGCGTGCCTTGCATCGGTCGGCTCTCGTGCCGCCATTCTCGAAGCCGGCGCCTTCGAAATGGGATGATGCACAGAAATGGATTGCAAACCCCAACTTGAACCGGCCTTATAAAGCTAGTGGAGGTCAgccgaagaagatggagaagtttGGTTATGGTAGCAGACAGTCTTCGATGAAGGTTGTTCTGGAGCTTGCAGAGGACGCAGAGACTAAGAGGATTGATCCGAGCCAGGAAAAGAGGGAATTTGGTGGGCAGAAGGCTGGGAATtgggtgcccgacctatatcCGGTGGTGGATTCCTGTGCCAAGCCTGCAATTAATGTTGAGAACTCAGTTGCAGATCCAACAAGTAAGCAAAATGTTTTTTTCTAAGTTAAAATATTTGCGTAGTGCAGTGAGTAATGTCTGTTATTTTTCACCGTTAATGAATGGATGAATGATGCTGGCAGGTCGAATAAGTATAGAATTCAAATCCAGACTGCGTTTTAGTCATTTCAAATGTCTTGTGGATTATAATTGCAGAGCAGTTTAAGGAGCTCCTGAAAAACAGATTTCCAAATTTACTTGAATTATGTACAAAGAAGTAATTCAGTTGATtatgttttatcaaaaaaaaaaaaaaaagaagagttgaTCAGGAAAAAGCATTTTTAACAGTCTTTTAAACTATTCCAATTGCATGTTCCATAGAGTTAAAAATCATGTTGCATTTTatgttcatcaaattttaaataaacttCTGATTGGATTATGTTTATGTAAAACTAAGCCGAGAAAAACAGATGTCATTCTTTGGTcaattcagaataaaaaatttaaaattttatctcttcttccttttctgtTCTTTTTCTCGGGGTGGGAGGGAAGGGAGGCGAGAAGAAGACGCtgggggaggggggagagagatggATTTTATTGGAATTTTTGTCAAGGTTAGAGCATTTGAAGAGATCTTTTAATGTGCAATCTTTTGCAGTTTCTCTTAGTCGTCATGATTCATCTGCAGTACCTCAGAATGCTCCCACCTTTATTACTCCTCCATCAACTGTCAGGTCTGTATCTATGAGAGATATGGGCACAGAAATGACTCCCATTGCTAGCCAAGAGCCCTCTCGGACAGGAACTCCTGTGAGAGCCTCAACACCAACACGGAGCCCTACTTCTTCTCGATCAACAACTCCACAGAGAGATGCACCAAATTCAAACATTGTTGCAAACATTATTGGTTCATCGGACAGCCATGGGGATAATAACAAGGAGTTGAGTGAAAAAGAATTGCAAATGAAAGCTAGAAGAGAGATAATGATTCTCGGCACACAACTAGGTAAGATGAACATTGCTGCATGGGCtagcaaagaagaagaagaaaaggattcATCCGTTTCTCTCAAGACCGTGCCAGTTGACCAATCAAAAAGTGTTACTGAGATGCGTGCAGCAGCCTGGGAGGAGGCAGAAAAGGCCAAGTATCAGGCCAGGTAATTACACAATTAGACTTTCTTCTAATTCCTGTCTGTTTTTTATTCTTTTGCAAATTGTATGTTTTAACTCACTcatttcaaatcatatttgaatatTTGATTCTTGAGCATCAATCATAGGTTTTTGGTATGTTGGCTATTGGTAGATTTTAATTCATGATGATACTGAATTTTCAGGTTTAAACAGGAAGAAATCAAAATCCAAGCGtgggaaactcatcagaaagcaAAAACTGAAGCTGAAATGAGGAAAATTGAGGtacaatttattattatataacagTGAGTAAGGGTTGTTGTTCCATATGTAGTTGTATTCTGTTGCATGGATCTACATAGACATACTGAAGGGACATTGCATAAAGCTCAACTGAAGGATAGTTTGGTTATTTGCTCATAGTAAAAAGAACTTCAGTTATTTCATTACTCTTAGTATGTGCCTTGAAATATTATTGATTATTGGAATAGAAAATTAAGCTCTTAATTTCAGAGATTTATGAAGAGTGCATGGAGTCAAAACCTTGATGTGTTAGAATTTATCTTATCATGACCGACATGTATTTCAATATTGTAATTTTGATCGGCTTTCACTGTATTTGTCATTTTAATTGGTTGCCATATATAAGGACCATTCTTGTTTATTGGTATATATTCATAAAAGAACTATAGCaaatttccttcttttttttttccaactcgGAGAGGTGGTAGGAGATCTATTGACCAAATAAAAGACAAGCAAGCCTTTCCCATTATTATGGTGATAGGATGAAAGCATTTTCAGCTAGAGATAGCATGTGAAGAGATTAAAATGGGCTTCTTTAAGGAAAATTGAAGAAATAAGAAGATATTAAATGATTCTATTTTATAGAAGCTATAGTTGCCACTTTTGGAAAAATTTACTTTTAATATTTGAATGCCATCCAAGTTCGCTGTCTGGTACCGGACTTGCGATGGTACCATCCTATTGTAGTGTTAGTACACTTGGTATGGGGGCCGTTTTGGCATTCGGTATTAGTATGGTATGGTACAGTTGGTACACACCGATACCAACTGATATGTCAAACCTTGATGCCATCCACAACATGAGTACCATTGTGGAAGTTCTTTGTTGCATCCATATCTAAATCTCCCATCGGATTGCATGAGCATGGGATAGTGCATGGAATATTATGATGTGGTCCACAGGCTGGGCGCTGCAAGATGAAGAACCATTGGAGAGGGTATGTTAATTTTGGTGAACTAGCTTGTTTGATAAGATTTTGCAAACAAGGGGGCTTATAAATGATTGGAGATGTGAAGCGGTATGTTGGTCACCTTAGGTGCAGGTTAGAGGAGCGGAGCACATGTTCGGAGGGAAAGAAAGCTCAAAATGGAGGGTTATAAATGATTGGAGAGGCTATGTTAATTTTGGTGAACTAGCTTGTTTAATCAGATCTTGCAAACAAGGAGGGTTATAAATGATTGGAGATGTGATGCAGTATGTCAGTCACCTTAGTCAGGTGCAGGTTAGAGGAGCAGAGCACATGTTTGGAGGGAGAGAAAGCTCAAAATGTGGGTGTAGGAGTTTGAATCTAGATAATTTTGGAGCAGGTTTTTATTTAGAGAGCTCAAGATGTAGGTGTAggagttttgactttaggtaatTTGGAGCAGGTGCACACCCTGCCTCGAAGATTCCAGCTGCTAATAAAGGCACATGTTTATAAGAATATATGTGATAAGCAATGCTGCTATCTATCTCCAAATTAAAACATTTGAACCAAAATTAGTAAGAAAATAAGATAACAAACGTTATGTTTATTCACCATTTTGGCCTTATGCTAGGAAAGTCAACTATTTGAGGACATCCAGAAATGAGAAAGAATGGACacttttttgcttcttcttcatcACCACCTTCTTTTCTCAGAAAGCATAAGATATAGCACCCAGATAAATAAATTGATAGGTTCAAGACAGGTTGAATGCTAAAACTAATTGCAGTAATATAAGTAAGTAATCATCACTCTATATCTATATCGAGTAGGCAGGATGTACGAGTACTTGTGGTCTTTCGAATACAGTAGTTGAGACAATTTAGAACAAGGATAAAGAAGGTTAAGGATCCAGGGCCAAATGAATACCATTTTCAGTTTGCAAAATCATGAGAGCAACATGTTAATATGCTATGATTCTTTTGCATGACTTGTGATGTCTGGATGTGAATATTTATGACCTGACTGCAGATGATTTTAAGCTAAACCTGTAGATGTTTCACATGTCTTCCCTTTTGTAGTAATGTAATTTAGGCTTTACTGTGTTGGGTGTTGGTGCTCATTTTTCACAGGTTGAGGTGGAG is a genomic window containing:
- the LOC105055364 gene encoding uncharacterized protein isoform X2, which codes for MDYERIEKPSPPGGGFSPSKLRAILLGVEKRRKEDEMESKFSLKSEETGAEIDDTRGSVPDEYKDVDMVSSLPGYSTSLDTMSGYGFTDQSLSSSRIRSQEEDSFDSEGVSSTFEFHKAERALHRSALVPPFSKPAPSKWDDAQKWIANPNLNRPYKASGGQPKKMEKFGYGSRQSSMKVVLELAEDAETKRIDPSQEKREFGGQKAGNWVPDLYPVVDSCAKPAINVENSVADPTISLSRHDSSAVPQNAPTFITPPSTVRSVSMRDMGTEMTPIASQEPSRTGTPVRASTPTRSPTSSRSTTPQRDAPNSNIVANIIGSSDSHGDNNKELSEKELQMKARREIMILGTQLGKMNIAAWASKEEEEKDSSVSLKTVPVDQSKSVTEMRAAAWEEAEKAKYQARFKQEEIKIQAWETHQKAKTEAEMRKIEVEVESMRAHAHDKLMNKLAAAKHKAGQKRALAEATKDQQAARTAQQAEYIRRTGHIPSSFSCWNWCS
- the LOC105055364 gene encoding uncharacterized protein isoform X1 produces the protein MDYERIEKPSPPGGGFSPSKLRAILLGVEKRRKEDEMESKFSLKSEETGAEIDDTRRILCGSVPDEYKDVDMVSSLPGYSTSLDTMSGYGFTDQSLSSSRIRSQEEDSFDSEGVSSTFEFHKAERALHRSALVPPFSKPAPSKWDDAQKWIANPNLNRPYKASGGQPKKMEKFGYGSRQSSMKVVLELAEDAETKRIDPSQEKREFGGQKAGNWVPDLYPVVDSCAKPAINVENSVADPTISLSRHDSSAVPQNAPTFITPPSTVRSVSMRDMGTEMTPIASQEPSRTGTPVRASTPTRSPTSSRSTTPQRDAPNSNIVANIIGSSDSHGDNNKELSEKELQMKARREIMILGTQLGKMNIAAWASKEEEEKDSSVSLKTVPVDQSKSVTEMRAAAWEEAEKAKYQARFKQEEIKIQAWETHQKAKTEAEMRKIEVEVESMRAHAHDKLMNKLAAAKHKAGQKRALAEATKDQQAARTAQQAEYIRRTGHIPSSFSCWNWCS